Proteins found in one Desulfosporosinus sp. Sb-LF genomic segment:
- a CDS encoding helix-turn-helix domain-containing protein, which produces MEKKMSPLDLEDVMKISEIAKKVKVNSNTVTRWCNKGYFPNAFRVGSSWRIPRTDVENYILHITEKEKKEAKGWPG; this is translated from the coding sequence TTGGAGAAGAAGATGAGTCCTTTAGATCTTGAAGATGTTATGAAAATTAGCGAGATTGCTAAAAAGGTTAAGGTAAATAGCAATACTGTCACTCGTTGGTGTAATAAAGGTTATTTCCCCAATGCTTTTAGGGTGGGTAGTTCATGGCGCATTCCTCGGACTGATGTTGAAAATTATATCCTTCACATTACTGAAAAGGAAAAGAAGGAGGCAAAAGGATGGCCGGGTTAA
- a CDS encoding primase C-terminal domain-containing protein, giving the protein MLAEVFGAVLPESSTCEIRNLHKDLGIVFTADEKSNAIISWTLSDLLSKDNTYITLATFFGRRRKRRYIRHVLGFVVDFDTPEDTTVEDILDLYHKANLPLPELIIATATKGHYQAFNLFPEPLRCKNEILQDRIYRIHKLMANVLGADPHAVGAERWVRRPNINNIVYQDFSSSTSWAELETWYEANKPLKKPEDYLRKVIYIGTILSTPGGQRIQESLAVGPNRSNDFKGNRDEWCYGLGLCLWDAGIPTSEIKTKLFNWNQALEVPLPDFQVEKIYRSVLKGEHHASPYAIEALTGLSARIKGYYHLPKRRDRRIRDHLSEVREDIITDLLSCGVVTGSQKAWAARLGLAYRTLKLLLTKLKEEGILDANTGRGRYAQSSYSLSLAYLESINTKSYLEAAAGAEGISFTGLLKGHTAISPLQGVAALLAERPFFIVVDRLFPNDS; this is encoded by the coding sequence TTGTTAGCTGAAGTTTTTGGTGCTGTTTTACCAGAATCGAGTACATGTGAAATTAGGAATTTACATAAAGATCTTGGTATTGTTTTTACTGCTGATGAAAAGAGCAACGCTATAATTTCCTGGACTCTTTCGGATCTGCTGAGTAAAGATAATACTTACATAACATTGGCCACCTTCTTTGGCCGTCGGAGAAAGAGAAGATATATCCGTCATGTCTTGGGTTTCGTGGTCGACTTTGATACTCCTGAAGATACAACCGTTGAGGATATTTTGGATCTTTATCACAAGGCTAATTTACCGTTACCTGAACTTATTATTGCTACTGCAACGAAAGGTCATTATCAGGCGTTTAATCTGTTTCCAGAACCTTTGCGTTGTAAGAATGAGATTTTACAAGATAGAATTTATCGTATTCATAAATTGATGGCCAATGTGCTTGGGGCCGATCCTCATGCCGTTGGTGCTGAACGTTGGGTGCGGCGGCCTAACATTAATAATATAGTTTATCAAGATTTTTCCAGTTCTACGTCTTGGGCGGAACTTGAAACGTGGTATGAGGCAAATAAACCTCTTAAGAAGCCTGAAGATTATCTTCGTAAGGTTATTTATATTGGCACGATTTTAAGCACTCCTGGCGGGCAACGTATTCAGGAGTCGTTAGCCGTTGGTCCAAATAGATCAAACGATTTTAAAGGAAATCGTGATGAGTGGTGTTATGGACTTGGTTTGTGCTTATGGGATGCAGGTATTCCCACTAGTGAAATCAAAACAAAACTATTTAATTGGAACCAAGCCCTTGAAGTTCCATTACCGGATTTTCAAGTTGAAAAGATATACCGTTCTGTTTTAAAGGGAGAACATCATGCTTCACCTTATGCTATAGAAGCCCTTACGGGACTTTCTGCACGTATTAAGGGCTATTATCACTTACCGAAAAGACGTGATCGTAGAATCCGGGATCATTTGTCGGAGGTTCGCGAAGATATTATTACTGATCTTCTATCTTGCGGGGTTGTTACAGGGTCTCAGAAGGCCTGGGCTGCACGTCTAGGCTTGGCTTATCGTACACTTAAGCTTCTTTTAACTAAGTTAAAGGAAGAGGGTATTTTAGATGCCAATACTGGTCGTGGTCGCTATGCTCAATCATCCTATAGTCTTTCTCTCGCATATTTAGAATCAATCAATACGAAATCTTATTTAGAGGCTGCTGCCGGTGCAGAGGGTATATCTTTTACGGGTCTTCTAAAGGGGCATACCGCCATATCACCCTTACAGGGTGTGGCGGCTCTCTTGGCGGAACGCCCGTTCTTTATTGTGGTGGACAGGCTTTTCCCGAATGATTCTTGA
- a CDS encoding ParA family protein, translating to MAGLNIFRNKKERNSFKLKPKCRVIAPLSQKGGATKSTSCVNIASVLCEMGYRVLVIDLDQQGHSTMGLGGDNLELEFTMANVLDYEKVVEDFDPIPIGKALVKTIFDSKAGGSLWLIGANITCEEFSAAHYNKPNKKLLLSEELNKIKDKFDFIIIDSPPGLDFWNWSAIFALDYIIVPLEPGHGEMRSYNDFMETLVQIKEVNPKLKHLGTFLTKSNPQTNIYKDFKQNFNTNTPGILFGSEIPTDTKIKESLGFGIPVPLYAPNSRSAKAYRALTEEVLRRCQLIEANG from the coding sequence ATGGCCGGGTTAAACATATTTAGAAATAAGAAAGAACGTAATTCTTTTAAACTAAAACCAAAATGCCGAGTCATTGCTCCTCTTTCACAAAAAGGTGGTGCCACCAAATCTACTAGTTGTGTCAATATAGCTTCCGTTTTATGTGAGATGGGCTATAGAGTGTTAGTAATTGATTTAGATCAACAAGGTCATTCTACTATGGGTCTAGGTGGGGACAATCTAGAATTGGAATTTACAATGGCTAATGTCCTTGATTACGAAAAAGTCGTCGAGGACTTTGATCCAATACCTATTGGAAAAGCACTCGTCAAAACTATATTCGATTCTAAGGCAGGAGGTAGCCTTTGGCTTATTGGGGCTAATATTACATGTGAAGAGTTTAGCGCAGCACACTATAATAAGCCAAATAAAAAGTTACTTCTTAGTGAAGAATTGAACAAAATTAAAGATAAGTTTGACTTTATAATCATAGACTCTCCCCCTGGACTGGATTTCTGGAACTGGTCCGCAATATTCGCCCTTGACTACATAATCGTGCCTTTGGAACCTGGCCACGGAGAGATGCGAAGCTATAATGACTTTATGGAAACACTAGTACAGATTAAAGAAGTTAATCCTAAGCTAAAGCATCTCGGTACATTTTTAACTAAATCGAATCCTCAAACAAATATCTATAAAGATTTTAAACAGAACTTTAACACTAATACTCCAGGAATCTTATTTGGATCTGAAATACCCACGGACACAAAAATTAAAGAGTCTCTTGGATTTGGAATACCAGTACCCCTTTATGCGCCGAATTCCAGAAGTGCTAAGGCGTATCGGGCTCTTACGGAGGAGGTGTTGAGAAGGTGCCAATTGATAGAAGCAAACGGTTAA